The following coding sequences lie in one Musa acuminata AAA Group cultivar baxijiao chromosome BXJ3-1, Cavendish_Baxijiao_AAA, whole genome shotgun sequence genomic window:
- the LOC135629445 gene encoding protein SMAX1-like: protein MRAGLSTIQQTLTPEAASVLTQSIAEAARRSHGQTTPLHVAATLLAAPSGLLRQACIRSHPQSSHPLQCRALELCFSVALDRLPASDSAAAGGRAGAAVLAEPPISNALMAALKRAQANQRRGCPEQLQQPLLAVKVELDQFLMSILDDPSVSRVMREASFSSTAVKSALEQSVSSSSSSSYAASSATSIASLPTVSPAPPASLVLGLTNRAAPCRNLYMNPRLNQHQENDGGSAPAAAEGGNDQPRTEDVKRVVDILLRSKKRNPILVGDCNLDAVMREVLQRIKSIDAPSPLRNTQVVPFAKEIATVTPDHSQVTVKIKELSSSIESMMRGGELGVILDLGDLKWLVESPSLSTGSGPIHPPKPVVSEAGRAVVEEMGRLLKKFEDGGRVWLVGAAVSATYLRCQVYHPTMENDWDLQVVPIAPRSSLTNMFPRLGSSGIPSRSVETLAPMKGLGPLRRPPENTDPPRRTTLCPVCTESYECELAKLVAKEFEKYSTKREASQALPQWLQLANLSNGGSTKSSSAPLQSKEEELRWKQCTEELLRTWCGTCSRLHPSFHQLHTKLPSITPALSKPLSVLRTHPPSEPKLNLSRSLSPLRLESNQDTPVAKLPTSPPGSPVKTDLVLGSSKVLNSSSDATRKDRLKDFTGCMPNTFSSQQKAKIGGILDIDEYKRLFKGLTEKVSWQQEAASAVATVVLQCKSGNGKRRSGGTKGDTWLLLVGPDRVGKRKMASALSELMFGIGPTVINFGRISCTNGNDGESNLTFRGRTSMDRIVEAVWQNPFSVIVLEDIDQADMLLQGKIKQAIERGRLPDSYGREVSLGSVIFVLTADWLPEELKNYYSLLQSERKILESAYCGLELELTTGERPGKRRPTWVCDNDQLTKLRKESYVSTELSLDLNLAVGTDVEAGEGSWNSSDLTTEHEHDKRRLAMKCSTSSLTSELVELVDEAVTFKPVDFVLLKKNALESLSVKFTAIMGKGQAIRVDEDALDRIVGGAWLSGAAFDDWAERVLIPSLRQLRDNFKADGEVLVLRLSTRMENRAQRSNVKDWLPTTVAIYIDGGHDI from the exons ATGAGGGCGGGGCTGAGCACGATCCAGCAGACGCTGACGCCGGAGGCGGCGAGCGTTCTGACCCAATCCATCGCCGAGGCGGCGCGGCGGAGCCACGGGCAGACgacgccgctgcacgtggcggccACCCTCCTCGCCGCCCCCTCCGGTCTCCTCCGCCAGGCCTGCATCCGCTCCCACCCGCAGTCTTCCCACCCCCTGCAGTGCCGTGCCCTCGAGCTCTGCTTCTCCGTCGCCCTCGACCGCCTCCCTGCCTCCGATTCCGCGGCCGCTGGAGGCAGAGCCGGGGCCGCTGTGCTCGCCGAGCCTCCCATCTCCAACGCGCTCATGGCGGCCCTGAAGCGCGCCCAGGCCAACCAGCGTCGCGGCTGCCCTGAGCAGCTGCAGCAGCCGCTCCTCGCCGTTAAGGTCGAGCTGGACCAGTTCCTCATGTCGATTCTTGACGATCCTTCCGTTAGCCGCGTGATGCGCGAGGCCAGCTTCTCCTCCACCGCCGTCAAGTCCGCCCTCGAACAATCCGTCTCCTCTTCATCATCTTCGTCTTACGCCGCCTCCTCCGCAACATCCATTGCTTCTCTCCCCACCGTCTCTCCTGCACCCCCCGCCTCTCTGGTTCTCGGTCTAACAAACCGTGCCGCCCCCTGCCGCAACCTCTACATGAACCCCCGCCTCAACCAGCACCAGGAAAACGATGGCGGCAGCGCCCCGGCCGCTGCCGAAGGTGGCAACGATCAGCCCCGGACGGAGGACGTGAAGCGGGTTGTAGATATCCTCTTGCGATCCAAAAAGCGAAACCCCATCCTCGTCGGGGACTGTAATCTTGACGCCGTAATGAGAGAAGTACTACAGAGGATAAAATCCATCGATGCCCCGTCCCCGCTGCGGAATACCCAAGTCGTCCCCTTTGCAAAGGAAATCGCCACCGTCACCCCCGACCATTCCCAGGTCACCGTAAAGATCAAAGAGCTCAGCAGCTCGATCGAGTCCATGATGCGCGGCGGCGAACTTGGTGTGATCCTCGATCTGGGGGACCTTAAATGGCTCGTGGAGAGCCCCAGCTTGTCGACGGGCTCCGGCCCAATTCACCCGCCGAAGCCGGTGGTCTCAGAGGCCGGCCGGGCGGTGGTGGAGGAGATGGGGAGGCTGTTGAAGAAGTTCGAAGATGGCGGTCGCGTGTGGCTCGTCGGGGCGGCAGTTTCCGCGACGTACCTCCGCTGCCAGGTGTACCACCCGACAATGGAGAACGATTGGGATCTGCAGGTGGTACCGATCGCACCAAGGTCATCCCTTACCAATATGTTCCCAAG GCTTGGGAGCAGTGGTATACCAAGCAGGTCTGTCGAGACTCTAGCACCGATGAAAGGCTTAGGACCCCTGAGACGGCCACCCGAGAATACTGACCCTCCTCGAAGAACGACCCTCTGCCCTGTCTGCACGGAGAGCTATGAGTGTGAATTGGCCAAGCTCGTTGCGAAGGAGTTCGAGAAGTACTCTACGAAACGGGAGGCGAGCCAGGCGTTACCTCAGTGGCTGCAACTAGCTAACCTCAGTAATGGAGGGAGCACTAAATCTTCATCTGCTCCTCTTCAG TCCAAGGAGGAAGAGCTACGCTGGAAGCAGTGCACTGAGGAGCTGCTGAGGACATGGTGCGGGACTTGTTCCCGCCTTCATCCTAGCTTCCATCAATTGCACACCAAGCTGCCTTCAATAACTCCAGCTCTGTCAAAGCCTTTAAGTGTGTTGAGAACACATCCACCATCTGAGCCCAAGTTAAATCTTTCTCGGAGCCTCTCTCCCCTTCGGTTGGAAAGCAACCAGGACACACCTGTGGCTAAACTTCCTACTAGCCCTCCTGGGAGCCCGGTGAAGACTGACCTTGTCCTCGGGAGCTCAAAGGTTCTCAATTCTTCCTCTGATGCTACCCGTAAAGACCGCCTCAAGGATTTCACTGGGTGCATGCCAAACACATTCTCCAGTCAGCAGAAGGCTAAAATTGGTGGCATTTTGGATATCGACGAATACAAAAGACTATTTAAGGGGCTTACAGAGAAAGTCAGTTGGCAACAGGAAGCAGCATCAGCCGTTGCGACTGTTGTACTGCAATGCAAGTCTGGTAATGGAAAGCGGCGGAGTGGTGGTACCAAAGGTGATACTTGGCTTCTTCTTGTTGGGCCCGATAGGGTTGGTAAGAGGAAGATGGCAAGTGCCCTATCTGAGCTAATGTTTGGCATTGGACCTACAGTCATTAATTTTGGTCGCATTTCATGCACCAACGGCAATGATGGAGAGTCCAATTTGACTTTCCGTGGGAGGACATCCATGGACCGAATCGTCGAAGCAGTTTGGCAGAACCCGTTCTCGGTGATTGTGCTTGAAGACATTGATCAAGCAGACATGCTTTTGCAGGGTAAAATTAAGCAGGCGATAGAGAGGGGCCGTCTACCCGACTCATATGGTCGGGAGGTCAGCTTGGGAAGTGTTATCTTTGTCCTTACTGCTGACTGGCTGCCGGAAGAGTTGAAGAACTATTATTCCCTCCTCCAGTCTGAGAGAAAGATACTGGAGTCAGCGTATTGTGGATTGGAATTGGAGCTTACCACCGGGGAGAGGCCTGGGAAACGCCGTCCAACTTGGGTGTGTGACAATGATCAACTAACTAAGCTCAGGAAGGAATCATATGTTAGCACCGAACTGTCCCTTGATCTGAATTTAGCTGTGGGAACTGATGTTGAGGCTGGGGAGGGATCATGGAACTCAAGTGACCTCACCACTGAGCATGAACATGACAAAAGAAGGCTCGCTATGAAGTGTTCGACATCATCGTTGACCTCAGAACTAGTGGAACTCGTGGACGAAGCTGTAACATTCAAGCCGGTGGACTTTGTTCTGCTGAAAAAGAATGCACTCGAGTCCTTATCGGTGAAATTTACAGCCATTATGGGCAAGGGGCAAGCGATAAGGGTTGACGAGGATGCTCTTGATCGAATTGTTGGCGGTGCATGGCTCAGCGGTGCAGCTTTCGATGATTGGGCCGAACGGGTGTTGATTCCTAGCTTGAGGCAACTAAGAGATAACTTCAAAGCTGATGGTGAGGTCTTAGTCCTTCGGCTATCCACGAGAATGGAGAACCGAGCACAGAGAAGCAATGTCAAGGATTGGTTGCCGACAACGGTGGCCATCTATATCGATGGTGGCCACGACATTTGA
- the LOC135628773 gene encoding tetraspanin-8-like, whose amino-acid sequence MVRFSNNLIGVLNIITFVLSIPILSAGIWLARRATTDCEKFLQWPVIALGVFLLLVSLAGVVGACCRNSCLLWFYLLVMFILIILLFCFTVFAFVVTNKGAGEAVSGRGFKEYRLGDYSNWLQKRVDSDKNWRRIKSCLQDGKVCRSLQEKNQTWDQFVNYNLSPIQSGCCKPPTACNFSYVNETSWTKPVGYNTSVPDCNAWQNDQSVLCYDCQSCKAGVLANIKSDWKKVAIVNVVFLVFLIVVYSIGCCAFRNNRRDNAYTGLKTYP is encoded by the exons ATGGTTCGCTTCAGCAACAACCTGATCGGGGTGCTCAACATCATCACGTTCGTCCTGTCGATCCCGATCCTGAGCGCCGGCATATGGCTGGCCCGGCGGGCCACCACCGACTGCGAGAAGTTCCTGCAGTGGCCCGTCATCGCCCTCGGCGTCTTCCTTCTCCTCGTCTCCCTCGCCGGCGTTGTCGGCGCCTGTTGCCGCAACTCCTGCCTCCTCTGGTTCTACCTCCTCGTCATGTTCATCCTCATCATCCTCCTCTTCTGCTTCACCGTCTTCGCCTTCGTCGTCACCAACAAGGGCGCCGGCGAGGCCGTCTCCGGCCGCGGGTTCAAGGAGTACCGCCTCGGCGACTACTCCAACTGGCTCCAGAAGCGGGTCGACAGCGACAAGAACTGGAGGCGGATCAAGAGCTGCCTCCAGGACGGTAAGGTCTGCCGCAGCCTTCAGGAGAAGAACCAGACCTGGGATCAGTTCGTCAACTACAACCTCTCCCCCATTCAG TCTGGGTGCTGCAAGCCTCCTACAGCTTGCAACTTCAGCTACGTGAATGAGACTTCCTGGACCAAGCCCGTAGGCTACAATACATCCGTTCCAGACTGCAACGCATGGCAGAACGATCAATCGGTCCTCTGCTACGACTGCCAGTCCTGCAAGGCCGGCGTCCTCGCCAACATCAAGAGCGACTGGAAGAAGGTCGCCATCGTCAACGTCGTCTTCCTCGTCTTCCTCATCGTCGTCTACTCCATCGGATGCTGCGCCTTCAGGAACAACAGGCGGGACAACGCGTACACGGGATTAAAGACATACCCTTAG